Proteins encoded in a region of the Gemmatimonadota bacterium genome:
- the rfbD gene encoding dTDP-4-dehydrorhamnose reductase, with product MRILITGVRGQLGTDLQRSLPGHELVPCTRDELDVTEKHRVYGLLKDCRPDAVINTAAYHRVDECESHPDETFAVNAIGPWHLAMACRMYDAKLVHISTNFVFDGKAVRPYTEDDLPLPLNVYGTAKLSGEHLVRSTWDRHFIIRTTGLFGRSGGGGKGYNFVEAMIRAGMERREVAVVSDQVMAPTATADLARVLAELVTTDAYGTYHVTSSGACSYFEFARTIYRKTGIDAAVKPTSTEAYGAPASRPLYTVLDNGRIRSLGIAEMPAWEDALDGYLAQRAGGGPASGAGGTAGMNP from the coding sequence ATGCGCATTCTCATAACCGGGGTCCGCGGACAACTGGGTACGGATTTGCAACGTTCCCTTCCAGGACATGAACTCGTTCCCTGTACCCGCGACGAACTCGACGTCACCGAAAAACACCGGGTATACGGCCTGTTGAAGGACTGCCGACCCGACGCGGTGATCAATACCGCCGCGTACCACAGGGTTGACGAGTGCGAGTCCCATCCCGACGAGACCTTTGCCGTCAATGCCATCGGACCCTGGCACCTGGCCATGGCCTGCCGCATGTACGATGCGAAACTGGTGCATATCAGCACGAATTTCGTCTTCGACGGCAAGGCGGTTCGGCCGTACACGGAAGATGACCTGCCCCTGCCCTTGAACGTTTACGGCACGGCCAAACTGTCCGGCGAACACCTGGTGCGGTCGACTTGGGACCGCCATTTCATCATCCGGACCACGGGGCTGTTCGGCCGTTCCGGCGGGGGTGGAAAAGGGTACAATTTCGTCGAGGCCATGATCCGGGCGGGCATGGAACGGCGGGAGGTGGCCGTGGTAAGCGACCAGGTGATGGCGCCCACGGCGACGGCGGACCTGGCCCGGGTCCTGGCGGAACTCGTTACAACCGATGCCTACGGCACGTACCATGTAACCAGCAGCGGCGCGTGCTCCTACTTCGAGTTTGCCCGGACCATCTACCGGAAGACGGGGATCGACGCGGCGGTGAAACCCACGTCCACCGAGGCGTACGGCGCACCGGCTTCCCGGCCCCTGTACACGGTGCTCGACAACGGCCGGATCCGGTCCCTGGGCATCGCGGAGATGCCCGCCTGGGAGGACGCCCTGGACGGCTACCTGGCGCAACGGGCCGGCGGCGGTCCGGCAAGCGGCGCCGGCGGAACGGCTGGCATGAACCCATGA
- a CDS encoding GHMP kinase yields MIITQTPLRISFAGGLTDFADFYDREDGLVVSAAIDKYIFVIINERFDDRIYINYSKREAVDHPDEIEHDLIREALRLTGVTRGVEITTLTDIPSEGSGLGSSSSITVGLLNALHTYCGNPQPPEKLARDACEIEIDRCGRPIGRQDQYIAAYGGLRGFTFRPGGVEVERLGLADGHTERLSDSLMLFYTNKTRKAETVLREQKANMTTKFALLKEIKSVAQSAREALTAGRIDRMGELLDQGWTWKNRMSGLVSNAEIDAMYRKARDAGAAGGKVCGAGGGGFLLLFCPPPSRSRVREALSDYRELPFNLERDGTRVIFNMRR; encoded by the coding sequence ATGATCATAACCCAGACTCCTTTGCGTATCAGTTTTGCCGGCGGGCTCACGGATTTCGCCGATTTCTACGACCGGGAAGACGGCCTGGTCGTCAGCGCGGCCATCGACAAGTACATCTTCGTCATCATAAACGAACGATTCGACGACCGGATCTACATCAACTATTCGAAGCGGGAGGCCGTCGATCATCCCGACGAGATCGAACACGATCTGATCCGGGAGGCCCTGCGGCTCACCGGCGTGACCAGGGGCGTGGAGATCACCACGCTGACGGACATCCCCTCCGAGGGATCGGGCCTGGGGTCCTCGAGCAGCATTACGGTGGGCCTGCTGAACGCCCTGCATACCTACTGCGGCAATCCGCAGCCCCCGGAGAAACTGGCGCGGGACGCCTGCGAGATCGAGATTGACCGATGCGGCCGGCCCATCGGGAGACAGGACCAGTACATCGCGGCATACGGCGGCCTGCGCGGGTTCACTTTCAGACCCGGCGGCGTGGAGGTGGAACGCCTCGGTCTCGCGGACGGCCACACGGAACGGCTGAGTGACAGCCTGATGCTGTTCTACACCAACAAGACGCGCAAGGCGGAAACGGTACTGCGCGAGCAGAAGGCGAACATGACCACCAAGTTCGCGCTGCTGAAAGAGATCAAGTCCGTGGCGCAAAGCGCGCGGGAAGCCCTCACCGCCGGCCGTATCGACCGCATGGGCGAGCTGCTGGACCAGGGGTGGACTTGGAAGAACCGGATGTCGGGACTCGTGAGCAACGCCGAGATCGACGCCATGTACCGGAAGGCCAGGGACGCCGGCGCCGCGGGCGGCAAGGTATGCGGCGCGGGCGGCGGCGGCTTCCTGCTCCTGTTCTGCCCTCCGCCGTCCCGGTCCCGGGTCCGCGAAGCGCTTTCCGATTACAGGGAACTGCCATTCAACCTGGAGCGGGACGGCACCAGGGTAATCTTCAACATGCGGAGGTAG
- a CDS encoding SIS domain-containing protein, protein MIREYLDWTREVCGLIEPREVQELIDLLMDARKNGRGIFVFGNGGSAATASHFAVDLGKGTLRGTKDQPRFRVNSLTDNLPYVTAWANDFDFDLVFEQQLRNLGAPGDVVIGISASGNSPNVVQAFKYARSAGMVTAAMTGFSGGKLKDMADHSVHVPVDDYGMAENMHMIIVHIIITQTTARVANGE, encoded by the coding sequence ATGATCCGCGAATACCTCGACTGGACGCGGGAGGTCTGCGGTCTTATCGAACCCCGCGAAGTGCAGGAACTCATCGACCTCCTGATGGACGCGCGGAAGAACGGGCGGGGGATCTTCGTCTTCGGAAACGGCGGCAGCGCGGCGACGGCCTCCCACTTCGCCGTAGACCTGGGCAAGGGCACGCTGCGCGGCACGAAGGACCAGCCCCGGTTCCGGGTCAACAGCCTGACGGACAACCTGCCCTACGTCACGGCGTGGGCCAACGACTTCGACTTCGACCTGGTCTTCGAGCAGCAACTGCGCAATCTCGGCGCACCCGGCGACGTGGTCATCGGCATCAGCGCGTCGGGAAACAGCCCCAACGTGGTTCAAGCCTTCAAATACGCCCGTTCGGCCGGGATGGTCACGGCCGCGATGACGGGATTCTCCGGCGGGAAGCTCAAGGACATGGCCGATCATTCGGTCCACGTCCCCGTGGACGACTACGGCATGGCGGAAAACATGCACATGATCATCGTCCACATCATCATCACGCAGACCACGGCCCGCGTAGCGAACGGCGAATGA
- the ispE gene encoding 4-(cytidine 5'-diphospho)-2-C-methyl-D-erythritol kinase codes for MILRSFAKINLSIHLLGKRPDGYHEIVTLMETVDLADDVEVTGQETGTAITCSDPAVPTDGRNLAHRAADLVRDRYGLGDRGVRIHIEKRIPVAAGLAGGSGNAAMTLHGLNALWSLDLREEELMDLAAELGSDVPFCLYGGMAVASGRGEKVDWLDAAGSRHYVLVCPPLEVTAGWAYGRSKLELTKDGSCINLVSSVVRAGDVDRLAPCLHNDLEPAVRAAFPEINGARGLLADAGLKGILMSGSGPAVFGLTPGRAVAERIADDLRERVEPSWRVFAVSSKSRREAGV; via the coding sequence ATGATCCTTCGTTCCTTTGCCAAGATCAACCTGAGTATCCACCTGCTCGGCAAGCGGCCCGACGGCTACCACGAGATCGTCACGCTGATGGAGACCGTGGACCTGGCCGATGACGTGGAGGTAACCGGGCAGGAAACCGGGACAGCCATCACGTGCTCCGACCCGGCCGTGCCGACGGACGGACGCAACCTGGCGCACAGGGCGGCCGATCTCGTGCGGGACCGGTACGGACTCGGTGACCGGGGGGTGCGCATTCACATCGAGAAGCGCATCCCGGTGGCGGCCGGTCTCGCCGGCGGAAGCGGCAATGCGGCCATGACGCTGCACGGGCTCAACGCGCTCTGGTCGCTGGATTTGCGGGAAGAAGAGTTGATGGACCTCGCCGCGGAGCTGGGATCCGATGTGCCGTTCTGTCTCTACGGCGGCATGGCGGTGGCGTCCGGGCGGGGGGAAAAGGTCGACTGGTTGGATGCGGCCGGATCGCGCCACTACGTACTGGTCTGCCCGCCCCTCGAGGTCACCGCCGGATGGGCCTATGGCCGTTCGAAATTGGAATTGACAAAAGACGGGTCCTGTATTAATTTAGTTTCTTCTGTCGTGCGGGCCGGGGATGTGGACAGACTGGCGCCCTGCCTGCATAACGACCTGGAACCGGCGGTCCGGGCGGCCTTCCCCGAAATCAACGGGGCAAGGGGCCTGCTGGCGGATGCCGGACTGAAGGGAATCTTGATGTCCGGCAGCGGCCCGGCGGTCTTCGGACTGACCCCCGGCCGGGCAGTGGCGGAACGGATAGCGGACGATCTGCGGGAACGGGTCGAACCGTCCTGGCGGGTCTTCGCGGTCTCCTCGAAATCCCGGCGGGAAGCCGGGGTCTGA